A region from the Insulibacter thermoxylanivorax genome encodes:
- a CDS encoding lipoate--protein ligase family protein has protein sequence MQTWRFIKSGAMDPAWNMAIDEAIMNAVSEEKAPPTLRFYGWQPPTLSIGYFQKAADEIDLEKVEARGIGFVRRPTGGRAVLHDQELTYSMILSESYPDIPKSVTESYRILSNGLLHGFRRLGLQADMVNLADEAEKAKYASAGSAACFDSPSWYELVVEGRKVAGSAQMRQRGVILQHGAILLDMDVDLLFDLLYYPNERLRERLKKSFREKAVAINDIKRALGQPPVTLAETEAAFEQGIPEGLGIKLELGDLSDWEQAEAKRLVEEKYGNREWNLRR, from the coding sequence ATGCAGACATGGAGGTTTATCAAATCCGGAGCGATGGATCCGGCTTGGAATATGGCCATCGATGAAGCGATCATGAATGCCGTGTCGGAGGAGAAGGCGCCGCCGACGCTTCGTTTCTATGGATGGCAGCCGCCGACGCTGTCGATCGGCTACTTCCAGAAGGCCGCTGATGAGATCGATCTGGAGAAGGTCGAAGCAAGGGGCATCGGATTCGTGCGCCGTCCTACGGGAGGGCGGGCTGTGCTGCATGATCAGGAACTGACCTACAGCATGATCCTCTCTGAATCGTATCCCGATATACCAAAGTCCGTCACAGAGTCCTACCGCATCCTGAGCAACGGGCTGCTCCACGGCTTCCGCCGGTTAGGCCTGCAAGCGGACATGGTGAATCTAGCCGACGAAGCGGAGAAGGCGAAGTATGCTTCGGCGGGTTCCGCTGCCTGCTTCGATTCGCCGTCGTGGTATGAGCTCGTCGTGGAGGGGCGCAAAGTCGCCGGCAGCGCCCAGATGCGGCAGCGCGGCGTGATCCTGCAGCATGGAGCGATCCTGTTGGATATGGATGTGGATCTGCTCTTTGATCTGCTTTATTATCCCAATGAACGGCTGCGGGAGCGGCTCAAAAAATCTTTCCGCGAAAAAGCCGTCGCCATCAACGATATCAAACGGGCCCTGGGACAGCCGCCGGTTACCCTCGCGGAGACGGAAGCCGCCTTTGAGCAGGGGATTCCCGAGGGACTGGGCATCAAGCTGGAGCTTGGGGACCTGAGCGACTGGGAACAAGCAGAGGCCAAGCGGCTCGTCGAAGAGAAGTACGGCAACCGCGAGTGGAATCTGCGGCGCTGA
- a CDS encoding DEAD/DEAH box helicase: protein MTLKPQLPPNVRDLNDHLQICFNRDWYEELAKRLEQNGPWDRWSFYQLAYEAEEAQAIHRFDDLQCLSHLSQLTPLPHQLDTARKVIREMRGRAILADEVGLGKTIEAGLILKEYMIRGLARRVLILVPASLVLQWVRELNQKFGIPAVAQKKEYMWRQYDIVVASLDTAKRDPHRDIVLSLDYDMLIIDEAHKLKNKKTANYQFAAAIRKKYCLLLTATPVQNDLSELFNLITLLKPGQLGGESSFNKNFVQEKRVPKNEQILQQELSKVMIRNRRADGNLAFTKRIVKNIPLRLSPEEQDLYDSVTSFVRERYQESGGDLSSVLPLVTLQREVCSSRDAVFVTLVNLFKKTSEDSPLRPRIWELVNKIKNIKANTKAEKTMELIRQIDDKVIVFTEYRATQEYLLHFLKQHNLVAVPYRGGMNRGKKDWMMDLFRGRAQILVATEAGGEGINLQFCNHIINFDLPWNPMRVEQRIGRIHRLGQEHDVYIYNLETIGTIEEHIVNLLHEKINMFELVIGELDEILERMEESSAVETRLYKAMLEARSEDEMRREIERIGENFVSSKQRISHGPPLQGEKPLPAAHVPGAVSRTISPAGPPHHTEASR, encoded by the coding sequence ATGACCCTAAAACCGCAGCTGCCCCCGAATGTGCGGGATCTCAATGACCATCTGCAGATCTGTTTCAATCGGGATTGGTACGAAGAGTTGGCGAAGCGGCTCGAGCAGAACGGACCTTGGGACCGCTGGTCTTTCTACCAACTGGCGTACGAAGCCGAAGAAGCCCAAGCGATCCACCGTTTCGACGATCTGCAATGCCTCAGTCACCTGTCGCAGCTCACCCCGCTGCCCCACCAGCTGGATACCGCTCGCAAGGTGATTAGAGAGATGCGCGGCCGGGCGATCCTCGCTGACGAGGTCGGACTCGGCAAGACGATCGAAGCCGGTCTGATCCTCAAGGAATACATGATCCGCGGCCTTGCCCGCCGCGTGCTCATCCTCGTGCCGGCCTCTCTCGTGCTGCAGTGGGTGAGGGAACTGAATCAGAAATTCGGCATCCCCGCCGTCGCTCAGAAGAAGGAATATATGTGGCGGCAATACGACATCGTCGTCGCCTCCCTTGACACCGCCAAGCGCGATCCCCATCGGGACATCGTGCTCAGCTTGGATTACGATATGTTGATCATCGATGAAGCCCATAAATTAAAAAACAAAAAAACCGCCAACTACCAGTTCGCTGCCGCTATCCGCAAAAAATATTGCCTGCTGCTCACCGCCACACCGGTGCAAAACGACTTGAGCGAACTGTTCAACTTAATCACGCTGCTGAAGCCCGGGCAGCTGGGCGGCGAATCCAGCTTCAACAAGAATTTCGTACAGGAGAAACGCGTGCCCAAGAACGAGCAAATCCTGCAGCAGGAGCTGTCCAAGGTGATGATCCGCAACAGGCGCGCCGACGGCAACCTGGCGTTCACGAAGCGCATCGTGAAGAACATCCCGCTCCGCCTCTCACCAGAGGAGCAGGATTTATATGACAGCGTCACCTCCTTCGTACGCGAGCGCTACCAGGAATCCGGCGGAGACCTGAGCAGTGTCCTGCCTCTCGTGACGCTGCAGCGGGAGGTGTGCTCCAGCCGGGATGCGGTGTTCGTCACCCTCGTCAATCTGTTCAAGAAGACATCGGAGGATTCGCCGCTGCGCCCGAGGATCTGGGAATTGGTGAACAAGATTAAGAACATCAAGGCCAATACGAAGGCGGAGAAGACGATGGAGCTGATTAGACAAATCGATGACAAGGTGATCGTCTTCACAGAATACCGGGCGACCCAGGAATATCTCCTGCATTTTCTAAAGCAGCATAACCTCGTCGCCGTCCCCTACAGGGGAGGCATGAACCGCGGCAAAAAAGACTGGATGATGGATCTCTTCCGCGGCCGGGCACAGATCCTCGTCGCAACGGAGGCCGGCGGTGAGGGCATCAACCTGCAGTTCTGCAATCACATCATCAACTTCGATCTGCCGTGGAATCCGATGCGCGTCGAGCAGCGGATCGGCCGCATTCACCGCCTCGGTCAGGAACACGACGTGTATATCTACAATCTTGAAACGATCGGCACGATCGAGGAGCATATCGTCAATCTGCTGCACGAGAAGATCAATATGTTCGAGCTGGTCATCGGCGAATTGGATGAGATCTTAGAACGCATGGAAGAGTCCTCTGCCGTTGAGACCCGCCTGTACAAAGCGATGCTCGAAGCGAGAAGCGAAGACGAGATGCGCCGCGAGATCGAACGAATCGGCGAGAACTTCGTCTCCTCGAAGCAGCGCATCTCCCATGGACCGCCGCTGCAGGGAGAGAAGCCGCTACCCGCTGCGCATGTGCCGGGCGCCGTTTCCAGGACGATCAGCCCCGCCGGGCCGCCGCACCATACGGAGGCATCGCGATGA
- a CDS encoding YqhG family protein: protein MKQEQVRDYVCRYLEATECHVLESCPAYITVKLSPEADKALTNRPYYWSFVERTGAEPETMSLTFVFDQEAFEALQKADRQADQKPQQNGPAAPGVLGQDSILARYFGHLQAAPLQRTRHEPVTFGSARLHQIFASSRDKGRFVNLYEQTDERLVLPGRPLSYRSYLGVNYKVEYLCDLKRDELYSLGICLATGEILTGFYPLLKQYRLSPRLPAHTHLKEMLSLPRAVAELEYYLEDIVRNQDHQWAVEAEQRMYDELDRIKLYYQEMIQNSNDESKSAMQEEYRARQDEIAWQYKPRVLVSVINCGLFHLLTPPEQVRTMANPQ from the coding sequence ATGAAGCAAGAGCAAGTTCGGGATTATGTATGCCGTTACCTGGAGGCGACGGAGTGCCATGTGCTGGAGAGCTGCCCCGCCTATATCACGGTGAAGCTGTCGCCCGAAGCGGACAAAGCCCTCACGAATCGCCCGTACTATTGGAGCTTCGTAGAACGCACGGGAGCGGAGCCGGAGACGATGTCCCTCACCTTCGTCTTCGACCAGGAAGCCTTCGAGGCGCTGCAGAAAGCGGACAGGCAGGCAGATCAGAAGCCGCAGCAGAACGGACCAGCCGCTCCCGGCGTACTGGGACAGGATTCCATCCTGGCGCGTTATTTTGGGCATCTGCAGGCAGCACCCCTGCAGCGAACGCGGCATGAGCCGGTCACCTTCGGCAGCGCAAGGCTGCATCAGATCTTCGCTTCCAGCCGGGATAAGGGCCGGTTCGTCAACCTGTACGAGCAGACCGATGAGCGCCTGGTGCTGCCCGGCCGGCCCTTAAGCTACCGCTCCTATCTCGGCGTGAACTACAAGGTGGAATATCTGTGCGATCTTAAGCGGGATGAGTTGTATTCCCTCGGCATCTGCTTGGCAACGGGCGAGATCCTCACCGGCTTCTACCCGCTGCTGAAGCAGTACCGTCTGTCGCCGCGGCTGCCCGCCCACACCCATCTCAAGGAGATGCTCAGCTTGCCGCGGGCCGTCGCAGAGCTGGAGTACTATCTGGAAGATATCGTGCGGAATCAGGATCACCAGTGGGCGGTAGAAGCCGAGCAGCGGATGTATGACGAATTGGATCGAATCAAGCTCTATTATCAGGAGATGATCCAAAATTCGAACGATGAGAGCAAATCCGCCATGCAGGAGGAATATCGCGCGCGGCAGGATGAGATCGCCTGGCAGTACAAACCCCGCGTGCTCGTCTCGGTGATCAACTGCGGTCTCTTCCACCTGCTCACACCGCCCGAACAGGTAAGAACGATGGCGAATCCGCAGTGA